The nucleotide window cagttttagcaagccgacagtAGCCAGGACCTCTTGGTGCCACTCTGAGAACACAGGAgcataccggctctacacgaaggctatagaacctagcgaacatgtaaaggggtcgcccagcccacagctctacaaatatctgccagcgaggcaccacgagccagtgcccaggaggatgcaacatttctagttgagtgagctcgcaacctgaattggcagggcacaccctgtgcctgattagccagggttatggcatccacaatccagtgggccatgctctgcttagagatggcattccccttctgccggcctccataacagacaaagagctggtctgaggtcctgaagctttgtgtctggtCTATATAGCACAATGCTCATATGGGACACAGCAAAGgcaggggcagtgcttgcaggttcaccacttggtcttaggagagtgtagtgggaaccttgggcacatagccaggccagggcctcaggattacctgggagtcagccggcccaaactctaggcatgaatcatcgaccgaaaatgcatgcaggtaccctaccctcttgatggaggccagtgcaagcagaaGCAGAGTTTTCAGTGAAATAAACTTTACCTGAATTCAAAGGCTCAAATGGACCCTTCTGTAGTGATGTAGGCACTAGAGTCAGGTCCTAAAAGGGTATAGAAGGGGTacgggaaggatttaacctcctggtcCCTCTAAGGAATTTGATGATGAGGTTATGCTTACCTAAAGATTTTCCATTTACGGGGTCAAGGTatgcagcaatagcggcaacctggactttgagggtggagggagactgccttcgctccagcccttgctgcagaaaggaaagcacgACTGCAATCAAGAAGAACATCACTCGacaaacaggttccacttcaaggcataagcgTGTCTCATAGACAGTGTTCCTGCCAAAGTGATGGTGTCCACTACCTCCTGGGGTAGGTCCGCTTAACTTGGGTGGATACCGggtgaactgaatcgcatagccgaggcccAGCGAGACAAGCTGTGCAGCGCTGACCAGGCACTTAGAAACTGTACAAACGGGACTAGCGGAACCCCAGCTGTacccagggcctcttgctcttccgCTCACCGCCAGGTTTGATGGGGGCCAGGATGCGGTGCGGGGGTGGGGGtggatgcagggggctgccctaGGTGACGAGCAGGATGGGGAACTGCAACCGGCAGACGGGTGGAAGCAGCAGCTGCCCAACCGGGGTAGGATTTGTTGGAttgcctcagtctgcttctgggtaaacgagaactgctgggcaaagctctctactgCATCGCagaagaggccggtctgggacacaggaggaggcggacttaggacacaattgcattgCTGTGGCGCGCTCCACTGGCAGGATTGCCAAATGCCCCTTCGCTGCACCggcatcgagggtggtgagggagaaGGAGCTCATcggctggtttctggcagtaaaaggtgccttccatgcCTTGGTGAGCTCAtcatgcacttccgggaagaaaggcactgggGCAGGGGGCTGAGAACCAGCGCAGGCtgccccgagaaaccaatcatccagcctggATCGCTCGGGACACGGTGGAGGATTCCGCTCGAGCCCTACCatctcggcggcccgggaaagcatagctgccatATCTGGATCTGACTCCAGCTTTGCCACCGTctcagctctccctccgatgttGAGATCGACATTTGGTCGGGGGGAGGAgcactggataccgctggtacgctcTTTAAAGAGGGCCAAGCGCattccgtgggttgctccactggatcagaggtgcaagaggagtgatggtccccagagggttggttccctgcaaggtttgccaccactgtaatACTCAAACCACCCGCGCTACTGCCAGAAGTAGTTCTCATCTGTCGGCcaccagaacgagccccagattgCAGCAGCGGCAATGGGACTCCACCCCACTGAAGGTAGCAGAGCCTGGTTCACAGCTCCAAGATGTTCATCTTCCCATAAAGGCAACCTCAGCATGCTCGACACCCAGACACAGAGGCAGTGATCGTGACCATTACCCTTTGCCAGGTAATGACCGCCCCCTGAAAATGCACGGGtaaaacggcatccttataaggactatacgtcgtctttacaaagacgcacccgctgtgatcagcggcagctggatgcaataattgtaTGCCTACGTGCATTGGCTCATCTAGTTTAAACTCGAAGTAGACTAGTCTATTGAAGCGATATCCCAGTTAGTCGGTCATCGACATAACGTGAAAGGGAacaatattttccccactgtatatgtatataagtgttatttttattagtttttataaatcagtttgtttgaattttgatataagtgttttatttttttatttcatttgaatctttgtttaattaaaaaaatgtattgcttttattttaagaaatgtttattttattacaaataactaAATTTCTTTCTAGATTTGTACATGTAATTTTAGGTAACTATAGTAATTTGATTTTCAGTAAAAACTCAAATTCTTAATCATGCCTCcacattagatttttattatgcCAGAAGTTTGATTTGTATCATAAGGAGTTTCCTATTGTTAGCAgtatgtttctatggcaacacaTCCTGTGCAGTGAGGTAACATGTGTCCCTCTGGTGAGGGTGCAGCAGAccagtgtcagtcacattaaccCCTGGTTAAACACATGTTATACCGTTTTGACGCAAACACCCAATAGTGCAGTGCGTGCAGGTCAAACAAAATGGCTTTGACAGAAGTCCATGGATCTCACTGAAGAACAATGAAAAAGAGGATAGagtaaaacaaaggaattattatGATTCATCATCTGTTACTAACTTTAGGTCCATTAAGCCACACCTCCATCCACGACTGATTGACAGCTGACATTCTGTCTGTATATAAAAGCTGTGCAAATATAAGGTTATGCTTCATTAGCCATCAGTACCACTCTGGAGACTGGGAGCTCTTCAGGAATACCATCCAGTGAATCTCAATCCCATTTCACTTTCTTCAGCATGAGGCACATTAGATTCCATTATACCGGGGCTGCGTTCTTCTTCCTGCTGTTCTCTGCAACAGGTAATCGACTTCTGCATTTAATGAAACAACTTGAGGATTTCACTATAGACATAACAAACTGTGGACAAATGGTTATGGTACAGTAACTCActtttttcctcattttattCAGTGACTTAAAAATTTGCTAGATTGCAGTGaataatagtttaatagttaAGACATTCACATCTGTTCCATTTTTAAGTGATAAAAATTCCATTAAATAAAGAACACAACTAAAAAGCACCATTAAGGAAACGTGCTAAAATAATTAGctgttaaaataatttacttttgcaataaaaaattcaatcaaataaaacattcattttatattctatttagaAAATGCCTGATCTCAATAATtttttgatctatctatctatctatctatctatctatctatctatctatctatctatctatctatctatctatctatctatctatctatctatctatctatctatctatctatctatctatctatctatctatcttagtatacaaatatatacaaattcttaATCATGTTTCACCATTGGACTTTTATCAAattctatttataaaaaatgtgattGATCATAAAGAGGCCAGAATAAAAAGCCCCTAAAGGCAGTTTCTCATTGTTGGTCACAGCTTACTCATTactaattgtaatatatatatacatacacggacgcacgcacgcacacacacacacacacacacagcgagagaACACACAGACATAAGATGGTTACTCACACGGCAATGAATAGTCATGTTATGTTTGTAGGTGCTGAGCCCTACAGTCTTTTAAAAGTCCTCGAGGAGGTCCAGGCAGAGCCCCAGAACTACCCTTCACCCCTGTACTCGTTCTCCCTCTGCATGGAGATCAACAACCGTGTCTTCAGCGACGTTCTGCTCAACACAAGCTCACAGCAGTACAAGCACCTGTATGCAGAGGTTGCTGGAGTTGTAAGTGTTTCCCATGTTTTATCAATGAATAAATGTCAGTGCAGATTTATTGATTAGACCTGACATTGTATAGATAATAGTAACAACATATGCAGTACATGTAAGCTGTTGACCCAAAGAGAGATCCTGTGAGCATGATCTTGTTTAATCTCGGCAGCTGGACTTAGCCTTTAACTGCTCCGACTGTGACACAAGAGAAACCTACAGAGGACTGACAAACATGCGCTTCAGGTACGTCATTTGTGTTTGTCTGTTCGTCCTAAATGAGTGTGAAACTAATGATAAATTGTGataaagaagtgtgcttaatttgTACtttaagataatataatattaatgaaatgaaattgcCACTTGTGTGTATCTAAAGAAAGATATTTTCATGAAGGCTTCTTAACACTAAAAAGTGCACCTTGCAATAATTTCtcattaaaagttttacttttaaagtaCATATTAAATCATCATGTGTCCATTTGTGTTTTATAGAAGTGCacatattttgatgtgttgattaACATActgaagcacatgtaaagtacttgattatatttGTCTTCTATATTGTGATATTACATAAGTATTTCAAATGTACTAAATTTAAACTTAATCATTACAATTCTGTAATTACAAAGATATTTAAATACAAGTTTCAACATGACATTAAAGAATATTTTGGTTTATCGTAAAACCTTGTcaatagattcagaattacactTTAATCATATTTCAGAGACgacagaagtaattatgaaattgcatataaaaatgtaatgagttTTAAAAAGCACTCTTAAGTTCAGCGAATTGCTTTTGATATGAATCCGcgaaacagatttaaaatttaaCTGCAGTTAAAATGTAGTAAAGTTTTAGAAAACATtataagtatattattttgaactaTGTAATTTTTTTGCACAATGTTGATGTTactgcattaaatattgcattcaATTGAAATATAGATTCTGATTTGATTTCAGTAACGGGTCTGTGATCGCAAATTGTACCATCCAGTTCCAGACCATTTTTATCAACAATGTTGTGATCAAATATTTGTTCCTGAGGGCTATAGATAATAAGACTCTTGTGAACGGTCTTGCAGTCAACAGACAGTACACTGCTGGTGAGTATTCATGATGCAGTATTTATCACCTGGCTCCCTTCTGATCCTTCAGTGTGAGTTTGAATCATACTAACCCATATTCAATCAACACAAGTACAAAATGTCATTAGTCCAACACGTTTAGGTTTATATCTTGTTACTGATTCATGGTGTTTAAAACCTTAATTTTTATCATAAATGAATTCtaaaatgtctatatattttcCATGCAGAAATAGTCACACCTTCCTGGCTTTTTCCAAAATCCTCGACTCCGGTGGCAGAACCTATTGTTCAGGGGCTTCCTGGTTGGGCCATTGCATTGTTAGTGCTAGCGTGCATCATCATCCTGCTTCTCCTCATCATCATGCTACTGGTAAAtactttatacatttacattagaaCAATGTCAGTGCTATGATATGGTATAATGTATTACCTCATTTCCATCTCTCCAGTTATGCTGTTGGTGCTgtaggagaaaagaaaaaaaggaagaaacacaAACCGTAACGCCGTATGAGAGAACGTCTTTCAAAGAACATCTCGCCAATCCCACATATAtgtcaaacacacctgagaaGAACCCCAACTACCGGAACATGGTGAGAACAGGGCTGTCATATAAGTACAACTAAAgatttattggtaacactttagaataaggttccattagttaatgttagttaactactttcgttaacatgaactaagcaagaacaatctttctacagcatttataagtcttagttaatttataagtcttagttagttaatgttaacttcaacatttactaatgcattatttaaatcaaaagttgtgcttattACCATTAgtcaatgcactgtgaattaccatgaactaacaatgaataactgtatttcattaactaacattaacgaagatgaataaatacagtaataaatgtattattcattgtttgttcatgttaattaatacattaactaacattaactaatggaaccttattctaaagtgttaccaatttatttattagtcaaaaaaaaaaaaaacttatttctaATCAGTTTAAGACAACTGTGAATTAGATTATCAGACCGAAACGAATGGTCCATGTTCACAGACTGTCTGTGATGATCTGTTTCAATAGTTATTAACATTGTTAATCTAGCaatgttttttatgtgtgtgtgttttattatgtacatttataatacCTTTGGTTATATTACATTGacactgcatttaaataaaaaatacttaaaggaGTTTTTCACCCAAAAAAGTGACAATATTCTGAAATTGTACTCTGCCTCAGgccttccaagatgtagatgagttagtGTCTTCAtccgaacagatttggagaaatgtagcatttgggtgaatgggtgccgtcagaaagagagctaataaaaacatcacaagtaatccacatcactccagtccaccagttaacatcttgtgaagtgaaaaggtgtgtgtttggaagaaacaaatccatcattaagatgcttTTATCTTTAAACTGTTGCTAAAATATGAGACCTCTATCCATAATGTTGCTTTCtcaagtgaaaaagtcatcttttCTGAATCAGGGGAGATATATTCTCAGaccaagcaccgtttacaagcgaAAACAGTTGAAAAGAGTTCTAAACAAACAactgggtggattttgatgtgagaagacaacaggggatggacttttcacTGGAAGATGCATTATGGACTTTAGCAGACGTGACAGTTTAACATTAaaacgtcttgatggatttgtttattaaaaacatgcagcttttcacttacaaagactggagtaattgtgtATGTggaatacttgtggattattgtgatgtttttatcagctgtttggactctcattctggtgaacaagtgatggaatgatacatttctccaaatttgtactgataaacaaactcatctgcatcttgaatggcctgaggatgtagatattttaagcaaaatttttattttggggtgaactattcctttaaggctgCTTTGTGAGTGGGATAGATGCCAAATCTTTCTCTTTTCTGACCACCTTAAATAatatctaatttatatatatatatatatatatatatatatatatatatatatatatatatatatatatatatatatatatatatatatatatatatatatatatattatggtctACAGTTTAAAATCTTAGACCTATAGCAAAGGTTTTGAGTGATCAAATTATCAGAATATCTATGTATTACACGTTAAGTGTATCTTTTGTGCCTTGATTGTATACAATGCTCTTATTAAGTGAATTAAATAGttattaataaattcataataacATAAGATGTTTGTGTAACGATTCTATTTCAACAGCTGACAGACATGAGCTCAAATTAATGATTTCTTCTTCTGCAGGGAGAACCGGAAGCACAACATGGCAACCAATCCGGGATCTACATGAACCATCAGAGATGAAAACCACAACACCACTGTAAGAGAGGTGGAAATAAACTCTTTATCAATAAATACTAATATAGGCATCCACAAGTTATACTTATGTTTATTATAGGCATCTATATACGTAATTCATTCATTTAccaacaaaacaagaattattattattattgatatttaaaattacaatgtAATCAAGCTGGTCTCAGAAACCAGGGACTAACAGGTTTGTTTATGATGGAGGCTCACAGGTAAAAGCGTAGCTGCAGATCTATTCAACATGAACAAAGAGACACCAACAACACAAAGCAGATTAAATACATAAACTGCGTTAGTTAACATCTGCTGAAGCCCTTCATTCAGTGAACTGTTTACCATCGTGACCGTAATGTTTTCTCAATATGGCAACACAAAGACAGGATTTAATGCtagtaaatatatttcataaagctACCATTGAATTAGGATTAAACCCAATGTATTCAGTTCTTTCACCTACGATTAATATGTTACTGCGCTGTCGAATAATGAATAGAGATGATTTATAGCACTGCCAGGGAGAGGCTTCATTACAGATCGCTTTAAGCTCTGTTTAAATAATACAGTGATGAGTGGAAGCAATTATTCGAG belongs to Carassius auratus strain Wakin linkage group LG44F, ASM336829v1, whole genome shotgun sequence and includes:
- the LOC113068214 gene encoding mucin-1-like, translating into MRHIRFHYTGAAFFFLLFSATGAEPYSLLKVLEEVQAEPQNYPSPLYSFSLCMEINNRVFSDVLLNTSSQQYKHLYAEVAGVLDLAFNCSDCDTRETYRGLTNMRFSNGSVIANCTIQFQTIFINNVVIKYLFLRAIDNKTLVNGLAVNRQYTAEIVTPSWLFPKSSTPVAEPIVQGLPGWAIALLVLACIIILLLLIIMLLLCCWCCRRKEKKEETQTVTPYERTSFKEHLANPTYMSNTPEKNPNYRNMGEPEAQHGNQSGIYMNHQR